In the genome of Mugil cephalus isolate CIBA_MC_2020 chromosome 21, CIBA_Mcephalus_1.1, whole genome shotgun sequence, one region contains:
- the LOC124999016 gene encoding torsin-2A-like: MLGVLTVLVISMCYPVDSVFQQLFCTILQSCECDFKPNVSGFELDLYKYVYGQHLVQDILSEEVVKFLQNESPDRPLVLSFHGSSGTGKTLVSSMLEKHLYGSAMSSPYVHLFIPTLHFPSPQEVKLYRTELKSWVQGNLTDCPHSIFIFDEMEKMPAGLVDVLEPLLGPSRVEFRKAFYIFISTTGEEVINKVALENRQAGREREEIKSADLQEAIALAVYNSSTSGFFRSSIIQKKLITRFVPFLPLSRCHVERCVHSQLCQRGNCNRSDVVEAAGGDMIYTPEQGQYFSKTGCKTVPAKISKFL; the protein is encoded by the coding sequence ATGTTGGGCGTGTTGACTGTGCTGGTCATATCCATGTGTTACCCGGTTGACTCCGTGTTTCAGCAACTTTTCTGCACCATATTGCAGAGCTGCGAATGTGACTTCAAGCCCAATGTCAGTGGCTTTGAATTGGACCTCTACAAGTACGTCTACGGCCAACATCTGGTTCAGGACATCCTGTCAGAGGAGGTGGTGAAGTTCCTACAGAATGAGAGCCCCGACCGACCCCTGGTGTTGTCGTTCCACGGATCCTCCGGTACGGGAAAGACGCTGGTCAGCTCCATGCTGGAAAAACACCTGTATGGTTCCGCTATGAGCAGTCCGTATGTGCACCTGTTCATCCCAACGCTGCACTTCCCTTCACCCCAGGAGGTAAAGTTGTACAGGACGGAGTTGAAGAGCTGGGTACAGGGAAACTTGACGGACTGCCCTCACTCCATCTTCATTTTTGATGAGATGGAGAAGATGCCTGCTGGCCTCGTCGATGTGCTAGAGCCCTTATTGGGTCCTTCCCGCGTCGAGTTTCGCAAGgccttttatattttcatcagcaccacaggagaggaggtgatAAACAAAGTGGCCCTGGAGAACCGACAGGCtggacgagagagagaagagattaAGTCGGCCGACCTACAGGAAGCCATCGCACTGGCTGtttacaacagcagcacaagcgGGTTTTTCCGGTCCAGTATCATCCAGAAGAAACTCATCACTCGCTTCGTTCCCTTCCTGCCACTGAGCCGGTGCCATGTTGAGCGCTGTGTTCACTCACAGCTCTGTCAGAGGGGCAACTGCAACCGCAGTGACGTGGTGGAGGCAGCAGGGGGCGACATGATCTACACTCCTGAACAGGGACAGTACTTCTCCAAAACTGGCTGCAAGACCGTCCCAGCCAAAATCAGCAAATTCCTGTGA
- the LOC124999019 gene encoding torsin-2A-like produces the protein MLGVLTVLVISMCYPVDSVFQQLSCTILQSCECDFKPNVSGFELDLYKYVFGQHLVQDILSEEVVKFLQNESPDRPLVLSFHGSSGTGKTLVSSMLEKHLYGSAMSSPYVHLFIPTLHFPSPQEVKLYRTELKSWVKGNLTDCPHSIFIFDEMEKMPAGLVDVLEPLLGPSRVEFRKAIYIFISTTGEEVINKVALENRQAGREREDIKSADLQEAIALAVYNSSTSGFFRSRIIRKKLITRFVPFLPLSRCHVERCVHSQLCQRGNCNRSDVVEAAGGDMIYTPEQGQYFSKTGCKTVPDKISRFL, from the coding sequence ATGTTGGGCGTGTTGACTGTGCTGGTCATATCCATGTGTTACCCGGTTGACTCCGTGTTTCAGCAACTTTCCTGCACCATATTGCAGAGCTGCGAATGTGACTTCAAGCCCAATGTCAGTGGCTTTGAATTGGACCTCTACAAGTACGTCTTCGGCCAACATCTGGTTCAGGACATCCTGTCAGAGGAGGTGGTGAAGTTCCTACAGAATGAGAGCCCTGACCGACCCCTGGTGTTGTCGTTCCACGGATCCTCCGGTACGGGAAAGACGCTGGTCAGCTCCATGCTGGAAAAACACCTGTATGGTTCCGCTATGAGCAGTCCGTATGTGCACCTGTTCATCCCAACGCTGCACTTCCCTTCACCCCAGGAGGTAAAGTTGTACAGGACGGAGTTGAAGAGCTGGGTAAAGGGAAACTTGACGGACTGCCCTCACTCCATCTTCATTTTTGATGAGATGGAGAAGATGCCTGCTGGCCTCGTCGATGTGCTAGAGCCCTTATTGGGTCCTTCCCGCGTCGAGTTTCGCAAGgccatttatattttcatcagcaccacaggagaggaggtgatAAACAAAGTGGCTCTGGAGAACCGACAGGCtggacgagagagagaagataTTAAGTCGGCCGACCTACAGGAAGCCATCGCACTGGCTGtttacaacagcagcacaagcgGGTTTTTCCGGTCCAGAATCATCCGGAAGAAACTCATCACTCGCTTCGTTCCCTTCCTGCCACTGAGCCGGTGCCATGTTGAGCGTTGTGTTCACTCACAGCTCTGTCAGAGGGGCAACTGCAACCGCAGTGACGTGGTGGAGGCAGCAGGGGGCGACATGATCTACACTCCTGAACAGGGACAGTACTTCTCCAAAACTGGCTGCAAGACCGTCCCAGACAAAATCAGCAGATTCCTGTGA
- the LOC124999020 gene encoding torsin-2A-like has translation MLGVLTVLVISMCYPVDSVFQQLSCTILQSCECDFKPNVSGFELDLYKYVFGQHLVQDILSEEVVKFLQNESPDRPLVLSFHGSSGTGKTLVSSMLEKHLYGSAMSSPYVHLFIPTLHFPSPQEVKLYRTELKKWVKGNLTDCPHSIFIFDEMEKMPAGLVDVLEPLLGPSRVEFRKAIYIFISTTGEEVINKVALRNRQAGREREDIKSADLQEAIALAVYNSSTSGFFRSRIIRKKLITRFVPFLPLSRCHVERCVHSQLCQRGNCNRSDVVEAAGGDMIYTPEQGQYFSKTGCKTVPDKISRFL, from the coding sequence ATGTTGGGCGTGTTGACTGTGCTGGTCATATCCATGTGTTACCCGGTTGACTCCGTGTTTCAGCAACTTTCCTGCACCATATTGCAGAGCTGCGAATGTGACTTCAAGCCCAATGTCAGTGGCTTTGAATTGGACCTCTACAAGTACGTCTTCGGCCAACATCTGGTTCAGGACATCCTGTCAGAGGAGGTGGTGAAGTTCCTACAGAATGAGAGCCCTGACCGACCCCTGGTGTTGTCGTTCCACGGATCCTCCGGTACGGGAAAGACGCTGGTCAGCTCCATGCTGGAAAAACACCTGTATGGTTCCGCTATGAGCAGTCCGTATGTGCACCTGTTCATCCCAACGCTGCACTTCCCTTCACCCCAGGAGGTAAAGTTGTACAGGACGGAGTTGAAGAAGTGGGTAAAGGGAAACTTGACGGACTGCCCTCACTCCATCTTCATTTTTGATGAGATGGAGAAGATGCCTGCTGGCCTCGTCGATGTGCTAGAGCCCTTATTGGGTCCTTCCCGCGTCGAGTTTCGCAAGgccatttatattttcatcagcaccacaggagaggaggtgatAAACAAAGTGGCTCTGAGAAACCGACAGGCtggacgagagagagaagataTTAAGTCGGCCGACCTACAGGAAGCCATCGCACTGGCTGtttacaacagcagcacaagcgGGTTTTTCCGGTCCAGAATCATCCGGAAGAAACTCATCACTCGCTTCGTTCCCTTCCTGCCACTGAGCCGGTGCCATGTTGAGCGTTGTGTTCACTCACAGCTCTGTCAGAGGGGCAACTGCAACCGCAGTGACGTGGTGGAGGCAGCAGGGGGCGACATGATCTACACTCCTGAACAGGGACAGTACTTCTCCAAAACTGGCTGCAAGACCGTCCCAGACAAAATCAGCAGATTCCTGTGA
- the LOC124999017 gene encoding torsin-2A-like, which yields MLGVFTVLVISMCYPVDSVFQQLFCTILQSCECDFKPNVSGFELDLYKYVFGQHLVQDILSEEVVKFLQNESPDRPLVLSFHGSSGTGKTLVSSMLEKHLYGSAMSSPYVHLFIPTLHFPSPQEVKWYRTELKSWVQGNLTDCPHSIFIFDEMEKMPAGLVDVLEPLLDPSHVEFRKAIYIFISTTGEEVINKVALENRQAGREREDIKSADLQEAIALAVYNSSTSGFFRSRIIRKKLITRFVPFLPLSRCHVERCVHSQLCQRGNCNRSDVVEAAGGDMIYTPEQGQYFSKTGCKTVPDKISRFL from the coding sequence ATGTTGGGCGTGTTTACTGTGCTGGTCATATCCATGTGTTACCCGGTTGACTCCGTGTTTCAGCAACTTTTCTGCACCATATTGCAGAGCTGCGAATGTGACTTCAAGCCCAATGTCAGTGGCTTTGAATTGGACCTCTACAAGTACGTGTTCGGCCAACATCTGGTTCAGGACATCCTGTCAGAGGAGGTGGTGAAGTTCCTACAGAATGAGAGCCCCGACCGACCCCTGGTGTTGTCCTTCCACGGATCCTCCGGTACGGGAAAGACGCTGGTCAGCTCCATGCTGGAAAAACACCTGTATGGTTCCGCTATGAGCAGTCCGTATGTGCACCTGTTCATCCCAACGCTGCACTTCCCTTCACCCCAGGAGGTAAAGTGGTACAGGACGGAGTTGAAGAGCTGGGTACAGGGAAACTTGACGGACTGCCCTCACTCCATCTTCATTTTTGATGAGATGGAGAAGATGCCTGCTGGCCTCGTCGATGTGCTAGAGCCCTTATTGGATCCTTCCCACGTCGAGTTTCGCAAGgccatttatattttcatcagcaccacaggagaggaggtgatAAACAAAGTGGCTCTGGAGAACCGACAGGCtggacgagagagagaagataTTAAGTCGGCCGACCTACAGGAAGCCATCGCACTGGCTGtttacaacagcagcacaagcgGGTTTTTCCGGTCCAGAATCATCCGGAAGAAACTCATCACTCGCTTCGTTCCCTTCCTGCCACTGAGCCGGTGCCATGTTGAGCGTTGTGTTCACTCACAGCTCTGTCAGAGGGGCAACTGCAACCGCAGTGACGTGGTGGAGGCAGCAGGGGGCGACATGATCTACACTCCTGAACAGGGACAGTACTTCTCCAAAACTGGCTGCAAGACCGTCCCAGACAAAATCAGCAGATTCCTGTGA
- the LOC124999018 gene encoding torsin-2A-like, giving the protein MLGVLTVLVISMCYPVDSVFQQLSCTILQSCECDFKPNVSGFELDLYKYVFGQHLVQDILSEEVVKFLQNESPDRPLVLSFHGSSGTGKTLVSSMLEKHLYGSAMSSPYVHLFIPTLHFPSPQEVKLYRTELKKWVKGNLTDCPHSIFIFDEMEKMPAGLVDVLEPLLGPSRVEFRKAIYIFISTTGEEVINKVALENRQAGREREDIKSADLQEAIALAVYNSSTSGFFRSRIIRKKLITRFVPFLPLSRCHVERCVHSQLCQRGNCNRSDVVEAAGGDMIYTPEQGQYFSKTGCKTVPAKISRFL; this is encoded by the coding sequence ATGTTGGGCGTGTTGACTGTGCTGGTCATATCCATGTGTTACCCGGTTGACTCCGTGTTTCAGCAACTTTCCTGCACCATATTGCAGAGCTGCGAATGTGACTTCAAGCCCAATGTCAGTGGCTTTGAATTGGACCTCTACAAGTACGTCTTCGGCCAACATCTGGTTCAGGACATCCTGTCAGAGGAGGTGGTGAAGTTCCTACAGAATGAGAGCCCTGACCGACCCCTGGTGTTGTCGTTCCACGGATCCTCCGGTACGGGAAAGACGCTGGTCAGCTCCATGCTGGAAAAACACCTGTATGGTTCCGCTATGAGCAGTCCGTATGTGCACCTGTTCATCCCAACGCTGCACTTCCCTTCACCCCAGGAGGTAAAGTTGTACAGGACGGAGTTGAAGAAGTGGGTAAAGGGAAACTTGACGGACTGCCCTCACTCCATCTTCATTTTTGATGAGATGGAGAAGATGCCTGCTGGCCTCGTCGATGTGCTAGAGCCCTTATTGGGTCCTTCCCGCGTCGAGTTTCGCAAGgccatttatattttcatcagcaccacaggagaggaggtgatAAACAAAGTGGCTCTGGAGAACCGACAGGCtggacgagagagagaagataTTAAGTCGGCCGACCTACAGGAAGCCATCGCACTGGCTGtttacaacagcagcacaagcgGGTTTTTCCGGTCCAGAATCATCCGGAAGAAACTCATCACTCGCTTCGTTCCCTTCCTGCCACTGAGCCGGTGCCATGTTGAGCGTTGTGTTCACTCACAGCTCTGTCAGAGGGGCAACTGCAACCGCAGTGACGTGGTGGAGGCAGCAGGGGGCGACATGATCTACACTCCTGAACAGGGACAGTACTTCTCCAAAACTGGCTGCAAGACCGTCCCAGCCAAAATCAGCAGATTCCTGTGA
- the LOC124999014 gene encoding torsin-2A-like has protein sequence MLGVFTVLVISMCYPVDSVFQQLFCTILQSCECDFKPNVSGFELDLYKYVFGQHLVQDILSEEVVKFLQNESPDRPLVLSFHGSSGTGKTLVSSMLEKHLYGSAMSSPYVHLFIPTLHFPSPQEVKLYRTELKKWVKGNLTDCPHSIFIFDEMEKMPAGLVDVLEPLLDPSHVEFRKAIYIFISTTGEEVINKVALENRQAGREREDIKSADLQEAIALAVYNSSTSGFFRSNIIQKKLITRFVPFLPLSRCHVERCVHSQLCQRGNCNRSDVVEAAGGDMIYTPEQGQYFSKTGCKTVPAKISKFLFPDGGTVVDFVTFSTTNGDKME, from the coding sequence ATGTTGGGCGTGTTTACTGTGCTGGTCATATCCATGTGTTACCCGGTTGACTCCGTGTTTCAGCAACTTTTCTGCACCATATTGCAGAGCTGCGAATGTGACTTCAAGCCCAATGTCAGTGGCTTTGAATTGGACCTCTACAAGTACGTGTTCGGCCAACATCTGGTTCAGGACATCCTGTCAGAGGAGGTGGTGAAGTTCCTACAGAATGAGAGCCCCGACCGACCCCTGGTGTTGTCCTTCCACGGATCCTCCGGTACGGGAAAGACGCTGGTCAGCTCCATGCTGGAAAAACACCTGTATGGTTCCGCTATGAGCAGTCCGTATGTGCACCTGTTCATCCCAACGCTGCACTTCCCTTCACCCCAGGAGGTAAAGTTGTACAGGACGGAGTTGAAGAAGTGGGTAAAGGGAAACTTGACGGACTGCCCTCACTCCATCTTCATTTTTGATGAGATGGAGAAGATGCCTGCTGGCCTCGTCGATGTGCTAGAGCCCTTATTGGATCCTTCCCACGTCGAGTTTCGCAAGgccatttatattttcatcagcaccacaggagaggaggtgatAAACAAAGTGGCTCTGGAGAACCGACAGGCtggacgagagagagaagataTTAAGTCGGCCGACCTACAGGAAGCCATCGCACTGGCTGtttacaacagcagcacaagcgGGTTTTTCCGGTCCAATATCATCCAGAAGAAACTCATCACTCGCTTCGTTCCCTTCCTGCCACTGAGCCGGTGCCATGTTGAGCGCTGTGTTCACTCACAGCTCTGTCAGAGGGGCAACTGCAACCGCAGTGACGTGGTGGAGGCAGCAGGGGGCGACATGATCTACACTCCTGAACAGGGACAGTACTTCTCCAAAACTGGCTGCAAGACCGTCCCAGCCAAAATCAGCAAATTCCTGTTTCCTGACGGGGGAACGGTGGttgattttgtcactttcagcaccacaaacggagacaaaatggaataa